Genomic DNA from Edaphobacter lichenicola:
CAAGAGGGCGACACCCGAACTAGGGCCCGCGCAGAACATCGGCGACCCCGCTCCAGAGTTGATGCTGCCGAGTGTTTCTGGAAGGCGGACGAAACTTGGGGACTTCCGAGGACAGCCTTTGGTGCTTCTGTTCTGGAACCCTTCCTGCGGTTTTTGTTTGCGTATGCTCGAGGATCTTAGATTCTGGGAGCGCAACCCACCCAGCAATGCTCCGCAACTGTTGGTCGTATCGACAGGCCCGCATGAGGTGAACCGGAAGATGGACCTTCGTTCGGAGATCGTTCTGGACGATGACTTTCTGGTTGGACGAGCATTCAAATCCACGGGGACACCTTCGGCCGTTCTTCTTGACGGGCGCGGCGCCCTCTTGGCGCCACTAGCTACGGGTGAAGATGCCGTGCGATCTTTGCTGGGCTTTGGAAGCCTGGCAGGAGCTGTCTCTGGGGGCATGCATCGGTCATCTTAAGCGGTCACAGGACTCGATGGACTGCCACGGACAGAGATGCGCCTCTCTTTTGCTCTTGCTCTGAATCGAGCTGCGACTCGAAACGGACCGGATCCTCCGAACGCTGAGGGATTGGTGCATGTGAGACCATTCCATTGGACAGAGGATGGGTATGAGCAACGGACGAGTGAAGGTTACGGTCGGGGTTTGCGGGGGGATTGCGGCTTATAAGTCGGTGGAGCTGGTGCGGCTGCTACTGGATGCCGGGTATGACCCGCACGTGGTGATGACTGCGGCAGCGGCGGAGTTCGTGAGGCCGCTGACGTTTGCGGCGATCTCCGGACATAAGGTGATTACTTCGCTATGGGGCGAGGAGGCGGGGACGGGGTCGGCGGAGGGTGATGAGTCGGGCGAGCACAGCAGCGTGGAACACATCCAGGCGGCCCAATCGACGCGGTTGCTGGTGGTGGCGCCGGCGACGGCGAATATGCTGGCGAAGTTTGCACATGGGCTGGCAGATGATTTTCTTTCGACGATGTACCTGGCGACGACGGCTCCGGTGATTGTGGCTCCGGCGATGAACGTGAATATGTGGGAAAATCCGGCGGTGCAGGCCAATGTGGCTACGCTGAGGGCGCGTGGGGTGAAGGTGATTGAGCCGGGGAGTGGGTATCTGGCCTGCGGAATGGTGGGGGGCGGACGGCTGGCGGAGCCGACGGAGATTGTGGCGGCGATCGTCGAGACATTGGCTGAGAGCACCGAGGGCGCGGTGGAACAGGGCCGGGACTTCACCGGTGAGACGGTGCTGGTGACCGCAGGGGGGACGCGAGAGGCGATCGATCCGGTGCGGTTTATCGGGAACCGATCGAGCGGGCGGATGGGGTACGCGGTCGCGGTCGCGGCGAGGAGGCGTGGGGCGAAGGTGGTGTTGATCAGCGCTCCGACCGGGCTGCCTTGCCCTGCGGGGGTTGAGATGGAGCATGTGGTGACCGTAGAGGATATGCGGGCGGCAGTGATGGCTCGGCTGAATGAGACGACCGTCGTGGTAATGGCTGCGGCGGTGAGTGACTACCGTGCGAAGAGTGTTGCAGACCAGAAGATGAAGCGTGAAGGAGCGCAGGCGGTCTCGTTGGAGCTGGCGGGAACCGTGGACATTTTGCGGGAGGTCGTGGGGCGTCGGCGGGATGGAACGCTGGTGGTGGGGTTTGCAGCCGAGACCGAGAATGCCGTAGCGAATGGGCGCGCCAAGCTGGAGCGCAAAGGCGTGGATGCGGTGGTGGTCAACGATGTTTCGAAGGATGGAATTGGGTTCGATTCGGAGCAGAACGCAGGCAGCTTTTTGACGAAAGACGGCGCGGTTGAGTTTCCCGTGATGAGCAAGACGGAGATGGCGGAGCGGATTCTTGACGAGGTGCTGAAGCTGCGGGTCGGGGCTGCGCACTGAGAGATCTGTCTCTGCTGAGTGTTTGCTCCTTCCGAAAGTAGATCCCTCGCCGGGCACAATTCGCGGCCTCCGGTGCACTGAGGCCGCGCGAACTAGTAAACTAACGGCACATGAGTTTCCGCAAAGCAGTCCTCCTTCTTCTTGCCATCGTTGCCCTTGTCAGTGCCACCTCCGCTCACGCGCAATTCGGCGCCTACGGGATGTTCACCGTAGATCGGCTTAGTAATATTGCTTCGTCGCCGGAGCAGAATCCCAATGTGACCAGCGCTCGCTCCAATTCAGTGGATCCGCTGGGCGGCACGGGCGGCGTCTACTACGACTTCAAAAAGCTTGGACCAGTCACGTTGGGGGCAGATTTGCGCGGCAGCATCCTGACAACTAAGCGAGGAGCCTATGAGAAGTTCAATGGCGGCGGAGCGCGAATCTACTCGGTGCTGGGCGGGGTACGGGCGGTGTTTCATACTCCGCTTGCTCCTTTGAAGCCGTACGTCCAAGGCTCAGTGGGACTTGGACGCTCGGATTATGGATTGCTGTATTCCGAAGCCGGAGTCACCGACAACGGAATCGTCGGGAACAGCCCGATTCTACGTAATAACTTTGAATACGAGGGGTTGGCTGGGTTGGACATCAAACTGCTGCCTATTCTTGACTATCGTGTCGCCGAGTTTGGCTATGGCGGGCTGGATCCGTTCGGCAACAACAGCCACAACTACCCGATCAAACAGGTCAGCATGGGGTTCGTCTTCCATCTTCCGTTCTAAGAGCGCGGGCCCACGAGAGAATAGTGCATGCGCGTAGCTCTCTTTGGCGGAAGCTTCGACCCGCCGCATCATGGTCATCTCGCCATTGCGACTGCGGCTGCGGATGGGTTTGCACTGAATAGCGTTTTTTTTGCCCCTGCTGGCCGTCAGCCCCTGAAGCTTGATGACACGGTGACTTCTTTTGAAGACAG
This window encodes:
- the coaBC gene encoding bifunctional phosphopantothenoylcysteine decarboxylase/phosphopantothenate--cysteine ligase CoaBC; the protein is MSNGRVKVTVGVCGGIAAYKSVELVRLLLDAGYDPHVVMTAAAAEFVRPLTFAAISGHKVITSLWGEEAGTGSAEGDESGEHSSVEHIQAAQSTRLLVVAPATANMLAKFAHGLADDFLSTMYLATTAPVIVAPAMNVNMWENPAVQANVATLRARGVKVIEPGSGYLACGMVGGGRLAEPTEIVAAIVETLAESTEGAVEQGRDFTGETVLVTAGGTREAIDPVRFIGNRSSGRMGYAVAVAARRRGAKVVLISAPTGLPCPAGVEMEHVVTVEDMRAAVMARLNETTVVVMAAAVSDYRAKSVADQKMKREGAQAVSLELAGTVDILREVVGRRRDGTLVVGFAAETENAVANGRAKLERKGVDAVVVNDVSKDGIGFDSEQNAGSFLTKDGAVEFPVMSKTEMAERILDEVLKLRVGAAH
- a CDS encoding peroxiredoxin family protein gives rise to the protein MFGEERKRATPELGPAQNIGDPAPELMLPSVSGRRTKLGDFRGQPLVLLFWNPSCGFCLRMLEDLRFWERNPPSNAPQLLVVSTGPHEVNRKMDLRSEIVLDDDFLVGRAFKSTGTPSAVLLDGRGALLAPLATGEDAVRSLLGFGSLAGAVSGGMHRSS